In Vibrio japonicus, one DNA window encodes the following:
- a CDS encoding Na+/H+ antiporter NhaC family protein, with amino-acid sequence MSYSPESTKAASPSAIALLPLVIFLSLFIGVGTYLSFQGVEFAFYQLPAPIAALPAIIVAILLSKDSLNRSIEQFMRGVGHQDIIAMCMIYLLAGAFAAVAKASGGVDATVNLGLSAIPTSLILPGIFLISAFIATAMGTSMGTIAAVAPVALGIAQSAGMSLPLTAGVVLSGAMFGDNLSIISDTTIAATRSQGCEMKDKFRENVRIALPAAFFALVLFAFNSSATQVPETGPVEWLKVLPYITILILAISGLNVFVVLSVGIFLAGSVSLTSIDSYTLTDLGKDIYAGFGNMQEIFLLSMLIGGLSELMRRQGGLAFLTNFISKTIKAFGSSHSSKANSRASELGIASLVAMVNTCTANNTVAIIVSGSVARELAEEHNVTPRRSASLLDIFSCVMQGILPYGAQVLLLGSVFEISPVEVVANSYYCFALAIAAALAIFFKHPSRRPAPLSNI; translated from the coding sequence ATGTCCTATTCCCCAGAATCAACCAAAGCAGCTAGCCCATCTGCAATTGCACTTCTTCCATTAGTGATTTTTCTCTCGCTGTTTATTGGCGTGGGCACTTATCTGTCTTTTCAAGGTGTTGAGTTCGCTTTCTATCAGCTGCCAGCGCCTATCGCTGCACTACCCGCTATCATCGTAGCGATTTTGCTAAGCAAAGATTCGCTCAACCGTTCAATCGAACAATTCATGCGTGGTGTTGGACATCAAGATATCATCGCGATGTGTATGATTTACCTGCTTGCAGGTGCATTTGCTGCGGTAGCGAAAGCGTCTGGTGGTGTGGATGCGACCGTTAACCTTGGACTGTCAGCGATTCCGACCAGCCTGATTCTGCCGGGTATCTTTCTAATTTCAGCCTTTATTGCGACAGCAATGGGAACATCGATGGGCACTATCGCCGCCGTTGCTCCCGTGGCACTGGGTATTGCGCAGTCAGCCGGCATGAGCCTTCCCCTAACTGCTGGGGTGGTGCTAAGCGGCGCTATGTTCGGTGATAACCTTTCGATCATCTCCGATACCACCATCGCGGCAACGCGCTCTCAAGGCTGTGAAATGAAAGATAAGTTCCGCGAAAATGTTCGTATCGCACTTCCTGCCGCTTTCTTCGCGCTCGTACTATTCGCATTCAACAGCTCCGCAACACAAGTGCCAGAAACAGGCCCGGTAGAATGGCTCAAAGTTCTTCCTTATATCACGATTCTTATTTTAGCTATCTCGGGTTTGAACGTCTTTGTTGTGCTTTCGGTAGGAATTTTTCTAGCGGGAAGCGTAAGCTTAACCTCGATTGATAGCTATACACTGACAGATTTGGGGAAAGACATTTACGCAGGCTTTGGCAACATGCAAGAGATCTTCTTACTGTCTATGTTGATTGGCGGTTTGAGTGAACTGATGCGCCGTCAAGGTGGTTTAGCCTTCTTGACTAACTTTATCAGCAAAACGATCAAAGCGTTTGGTTCGAGCCACTCTTCGAAAGCGAACAGCCGTGCAAGTGAACTTGGTATCGCTAGTCTTGTCGCCATGGTAAACACGTGTACAGCAAACAATACGGTTGCGATTATCGTTTCTGGCAGTGTTGCACGCGAATTGGCGGAAGAGCATAACGTGACTCCACGCCGCTCTGCTAGCTTGTTGGATATTTTCTCGTGCGTCATGCAAGGCATACTGCCTTATGGTGCGCAAGTGCTGCTTTTGGGGTCCGTATTCGAGATTTCCCCCGTTGAAGTTGTTGCCAACTCTTACTACTGCTTTGCTCTAGCCATTGCTGCAGCGTTGGCAATTTTCTTCAAGCACCCGTCCCGACGCCCAGCACCGCTTTCAAACATTTAA